TGTGTCCCCTGGTTGGCCGCGTCGACGCATTCAGGGCAAGCGGGCAGACCTGTTTTTTCGATGTGATTGTTCTTCTTTTGCATAGGATTCACTCCTCATCAGTAGATTTAAGCGGCCGTCAAAGGTCTTCGAGTGTTGTTCTTTCCATTGTGGTCACCATGCCTGTATCGTTCCACACATGGGACATATTGCGCCTTTCTGCGTGATATAAAATATGGGCGTTCCGCATGTGCACAGCCAATGCATTTCTGGGACAACGGGATATTTCCCCGTCCCTTTGAGTAAACCGCAGTTGGGGCATTTCAGCCACGTTGTGCCGACAGGCACGACGGCAACCCATTCATGCTTGCAGCTCAGGCATATTGCTTCACCTGAAACATGCGGTGAGTGCTCTTTTGATGTTGGGACGTTGGTGACGTTCTTTTGTGACGATTCAATCGCTTCAACCCCAAGCGCATCACAAATCAGCTTGTACGCCTCTTGGTCGCAGTCCATGTGCCCACTCTCTATCATGCTGAGTTCACTCGGCTTGAGGCCGGTTATTTGGTTCAGTTCGCAGAACGTCATGTCCGCATCTTTGCGTGACCTGATGAGGTGTTGGCGTTGCTGTTCAGATATTTTCACTTGGAACACTCCCTGTTTTATCGGCGCGGCCCCTACGCCTGTGGGACCGCGCCACGTTCTGCATTTACCAGCCGCCTTCATGGTGTCGCGGCCCCGGCCTATTGTTCCCCGGTCGGGCAGGGGAATGGGATTACGCTATAACCTTCATGCCAGGCAGAGCCTCTTTCAACCATTGTTTGATGTCGGCCATGACCTTGTTTCTCCAGGCTTCGCCGTCGGCGACGAAGAGGCCAGGTTCTCCGTCTTTATTCAAACGAAACAGGAACTGACGTTCGGGCTGTTCGATCTCCTGGAATGTGCAATATGGACGTAGCGTGACGCGAGGCTTGAGTTCACGTCGGTCTACCAATCGTGCGCCGGATTCAACCGTGACTTTTTGAGAGAGTCCATCATCGACGACGGACGCGCCGGAATCGATCTTGATAGCGGCAACCGCTTTCAGCAGTTCATCCCGGTCGTTGCTTTCGACGAACATGGAGTGTAGTCCAATGACGAATTGCTCGTGGTCCATAAACGCATCAAAAGGGAA
This genomic window from Desulfovibrio inopinatus DSM 10711 contains:
- a CDS encoding helix-turn-helix domain-containing protein, which codes for MKISEQQRQHLIRSRKDADMTFCELNQITGLKPSELSMIESGHMDCDQEAYKLICDALGVEAIESSQKNVTNVPTSKEHSPHVSGEAICLSCKHEWVAVVPVGTTWLKCPNCGLLKGTGKYPVVPEMHWLCTCGTPIFYITQKGAICPMCGTIQAW